DNA from Bradyrhizobium japonicum USDA 6:
TCGCGCGAGGCGATGGTGAGGTCGGCACGGCCATAGATCGGCTCGCGCTCGGTGAGCAGGCGCGTCACGGTTCCTTCGGGATCGGCGGTCTGGAGCAGCGGGCGATCGGCGCGGCGGCGCACCCGGCGCATGATGACGTCGGGGTCGGCCTTGAGCCAGATCGAGACCGCCTTGGCCGCAATGCGGTTGCGCGTCTCCTCGCGCATGAAGGCACCGCCGCCGGTCGCCAGCACGATCGGCTCGCCGTCAAGCAGGCGCGCGATCACCCGCGCCTCGCCATCCCGGAAATACGGCTCGCCATGGCGCTCGAAAATCTCCGGTATGGTCATGCCGGCATGAGCGATCTCGATCTCGGTGTCGGCGTCAACGAAGGGCAGCTTGAGCCGGGCCGCCATGCGGCGGCCGATGGTGGATTTGCCCACCCCCATCATGCCGACGAGCACGATCGAGCGCGTCCCGAGCGCCGACAGGATGTCGGCCTCAGGGGCGGCTTGTATCGGCAACGCGGCGTCGGGCATAAATCTCGCTCTGGGTCTCGCTCGATCTGCCGCCGGAGGCGGCATGCTTGGGCCACCTATACGACCCCCTCGGGGCCCTCGCCAGAGGACTCTTGCCACGAAACGGCGAACATGTTGGATGATTTCATTGGTTAATTTGGACGCCTGAGACCTTCCCGAGACCTTGCCCGATGCCCAGCCTGTTCCGCTTCCTGACGGTCGTCGCCGTGATCGCCGGCATCGTCTATGGCGTGGTCTTCGCGCTGGCGAACTTCGTGAGCCCGAAGTCACGAGAAATGACGGTGACGATCCCACCGGATAAATTTCTCAAGAAATAGGAGCTAGCTTCCAGGGCATGCGCGTACAGCCCTCAGACAGCAAGCTCACCGGCCTGTTCCTCGACATGCTCGCGGCGGAACAGGGCGCCGGCCCCAATACGCTCGACGCCTACCGCCGCGACCTCACCGATTTCTCGGAATTTCTGGGCCGCGTCGGGCACAGCTTTGCCGACGCCGAGACGCAAATCCTGCGCGATTACCTCGCCGATCTCGACAGCCGCGGCTTCAAGTCCACCAGCGTCGCGCGGCGGCTGTCGGCGATGCGGCATCTCTACCGCTTTCTCCTGAACGAGCGCATCCGCACCGAAGATCCCGCGGCGATCCTGTCCGGCCCCAAGCGCGGCCGCGGCCTGCCGAAGGTGCTGTCGATCGCGGATGTCGACCGCATGCTCCGCCGCGCCAAGGAATTGAGCGAGGCGGAGGACGCTTCGCCCTCGAAACGGCTGCGCGCGTTGCGGCTCTATTGCCTGCTCGAGGTGCTCTACGCCACCGGCCTGCGCGTCTCCGAGCTGGTGGCGCTGCCGCGCTCCGCGGCCAAACGCGACGCCCGCATGATCGTGGTGCGCGGCAAGGGCAACAAGGAACGCCTGGTGCCGCTCAACGAGGCCTCACGGCAGGCGATGGCCGATTATCTCGCGGCGACGGAAGCAGCAAAGGCCGACAAGAAGAACAGCGTGGCCGCCTCGAAATGGCTATTCCCATCGTTCGGCGAGAGCGGGCATCTGACGCGGCAGCATTTCGCCCGCGACCTGAAGGAGCTTGCTGTCGCCTCGGGGCTGCAGGCCCGGCTGGTCTCCCCGCACGTGCTGCGCCATGCCTTTGCCAGCCACCTCCTGCACAACGGCGCGGATCTGCGCATCGTGCAGACCCTGCTCGGCCACACCGACATCTCCACGACCCAGATCTACACCCATGTGGTCGAGGAACGCCTGAAGAGCCTGGTGCGCGACCTGCACCCGCTGGCGGAGAAATAGGTCTCGTGCCCCGGCTCTGCGCAGCAGCGCTATAGAAGCGCTGCAGCGCGTCCGGGACACGAGAGTTGAGCCAAGGCGCCAAACCGCCTTGACTTCGGCCACATCTCCGCAGAAAGAGCCGTGGCCTCACGCATGATTTGGCGGGCTGCTCCAGAGCACACAAGCCAACTCATTGAAGAAGCTACATTTCTTTCCGCCGATCCAAACCCGCTTCGACGCCTCGCCCCGTCCTCGCTATATTGAGTTGATGCCAGAATCACATGCGCAGCTATCTCGACTTCGAAAAGCCGGTCGCCGAGCTCGACTCCAAGGTCGACGAGCTGCGGACGCTTGCGGCCTCGGGCACCGATATCTCCGAGGAAATCGGGAAGATCGAGGACAAGGCGGCGCAGGCGCTGGCCGACCTCTATCTGAACCTGACGCCGTGGCAGAAGACGCTGGTCGCGCGGCATCCGCAGCGGCCGCATTTCAACGACTTCATCAAGGGCCTGATCACCGAATTCACCCCGCTCGCCGGCGACCGCAAATTCGGTGAGGACGAGGCGCTGGTTGCCGGCTTCGGCCGCTTCCGCGGTGAAGCCATCTGCGTGATGGGCCAGGAAAAGGGCGATTCCACCGAGAGTCGCATCCGGCACAATTTCGGCATGGCGCGGCCCGAGGGCTATCGCAAATGCGTGCGGCTGATGGAAATGGCCGAGCGGTTCGGCCTGCCCGTGCTGTCGCTCGCCGATTCCGCTGGCGCCTATCCCGGCATCGGCGCCGAGGAGCGCGGCCAGGCTGAGGCGATCGCGCGCTCGACCGATGCCTGCATGGCGCTGACCGTGCCCAACGTCGCCATCATTACCGGTGAAGGCATGTCGGGCGGCGCCATCGCCATCACCACCGCCAACAAGGTCTTGATGCTGGAGCACGCGATCTACAGCGTGATCTCGCCTGAGGCCGCCTCCTCGATCCTGTGGCGCGACGGCTCCAAGGCGCAGGAAGCCGCCAACAACATGAAGATCACCGCGCAGGACATGCTGCGCTTCGGGGTGATCGACAGCATTCTGAAGGAGCCGGTCGGCGGCGCCCACCGCGACCCCGCCGCCATGATCGCCACCACGGGCGATGCCATCGCCAAGGCCTTTGACGAGCTCCGCGGCCTGGATGGTGACGCCATCCGCAGGCAGCGGCGCCAGAAATTCCTCGATATCGGCCGGAAACTGGGCTGATTCGGGTCAGATTCCGGTCCCGTAGGGTGAGCAAAGGCGCAAAGCACCGTGCCCACCAGCCGGTCTGACGGCGGAGAATGGTGGGCACGCTTCCGCCTTCGCTCTTCGAGCTACGGCGGACAAGTCGCTTTGCCCACCCTACGAGACCTCCGGTAACTCCCCGTTAACCCTTTTTTTGCCCAAATCAGCGATCTCTGTCCGGATTGGGCCGAAAAGCCCAAGTACGGCCCAAAGTCGCGTCCATTTAGTCTTCGTTGACCATGCCACTGGGCCAACGGGCTCGTGATCCCAGCTCGGGTTGCGACCACATGACCCAGAGGTTAGAATTTTAATCAATGGCTTCAGGGCACAAGCGCTGGAGCGTGGTTCGAAAAAGCCCGTCACGACGGGTCCGGATCTCCGGTCGGATCATGCTTCGAGATTGGGGTTCGCGCTGCTTGCCCGGCACGGTGTGGGGTCCATCTTGATTTCTCGTTCGCTTGCTCGCGCGCTTTTGGCTTCGGTTGCGCTGCTGACGGCCAGTGTTCTGCTGACCGGCTGCGACACCGACCAGGTCTCGCTCGCGACCAACGCCAAGGCCAACCAGCCGGTGCCGCCAAAGCTTCTCGCCGCGATGGTCGAGAAGAACATGGATCTGCAATCGCCGATCCTGGTCCGGCTGTTCAAGCAGGAGGCCGAGCTCGAGGTCTGGAAGCAGGCCCGCAACGGCCAGTTCGCGCTGCTCAAGACCTATCCGATCTGCCGCTGGTCGGGCGATCTGGGTCCGAAGGTGCGCGAAGGCGACCGCCAGGCGCCGGAAGGATTCTACTCGATCAATCCGGGCCAGATGAATCCGCAGTCGGCCTATTACCTGTCGTTCAACACGGGCTATCCGAATGCGTTCGACAAGGCCTTGGGCCGCACCGGATCGCAGCTGATGGTCCACGGCGATTGTTCGTCGCGCGGCTGCTACGCGATGACGGACGAGCAGATCGCGGAGATCTATTCGCTTGGCCGCGAGTCGTTCTTCGGCGGCCAGAAGGCGTTCCAGCTCCAGGCCTATCCGTTCAAGATGACGCCGGTGAACATGGCCAAGCACCGGAACAACCCGAACATGCCGTTCTGGAAGATGATCAAGGAAGGCTATGACCATTTCGAGGTGACGCGGCAGGAGCCGAAGGTCGATTTCTGCGAGAAGAAGTACGTCTTCGACGCAGCCAAGACGCCCGACGCCAAGCGCGATCCGGTGTTCGACGCCTCGGCAAAGTGCCCGGCCTATGTGATCCCCGAGGAGATCGCCAGCGCCGTGCGCGACAAGGATGCGCGCGACCAGGCCGAATACAACAAGCTCGTCGCCAAGGGCACGCCGATGGCGCGCATGAACACCGGCATCGACGGCGGCATGAACAAGATCTTTGCCTCAAAGATTCCGGAGGGATCGACCGGACTCTCGGAGAACGCCGAAGGCTCGACCCTGGAGATGCTGGCGATGGCGAAGGCGCCGGGCACGATCCCCGGACACGTCAATCCGCCCAAGCCCAATCTCGATGCGGTCGCCACCGCTCCCGCGAACCAGGAGCCGGTCGTCGCCGTCAGCGCGCCCGCTGCCACCACCCGCGTCGCCGCGGCCGCGCCGGCTAGCGAGAAATCGTCAGGCGGCTTCTTCTCCAACCTCGGCCGCAAGATGGGCCTCGGCACCGCCGACACCACGGCGACCACGCCTCCCCCTCAGGCGACCGCCTCCGTGGCTCCGGTCGCCGCGCCCGCGACGCCGCCCACCGCGACGTCGAGGCTGAAGGCCGCGGTGACGAGGTTCGTGCCCGGCCGCGACACGACCAAGGACGCGCCCAAGCCAGCCGTCGCCGCCGCCAAGCCCGCCGAACCGGTGAAGCCGGACACGCGCCTCGCCGCGACGCGTCCGGCGCTGAAGCCGTCGGTGAGCGATGGCGCGAGTGAAGCGACGCAGATCATGGGCGCTGCCCCGGTGGTGTCGTCGAACTCGTTCGACAGCCGCTTTGGGGCGGTGAAGTAAGGGCCGCGTTCCGCTCAATCTCTCCGATCCATCTCAGCTGGACGCCGTCAGTCGAGCCACGGTGAGAGCGGTGCGCCTCACTTAAAGGCGGGCAGCGCACCCTACGGCGCCAGGTACCGCATCAGTTCCGGATTGCCGCGCACGTCATTCGCCTGCCCCTGCAACGCGACCCTGCCGCGGTCCAGCACATAGGCGTAATCGGCGACGCGCAGCGCGAGGTCGAGGTGCTGCTCGACGATGATGACGGCGATGCTCTTCGCGAGCTCGATCAGGCGCTCGGTGATCTCCTCGATCACGCCGATCCAGACGCCTTCGGTCGGCTCGTCCAGCAACAACAGCTTCGGATCGCCCAGCATCGCGCGGCCGATGGCGAGCATCTTGCGCTCGCCGCCGGAGAGGGTGCCGGCGGGCTGGTCGAGGCGCTGGCCGAGTTTCGGGAAGATGGTCAGCACATGGTCGACCGCGTCGGCCTTCTTGCTGGCGAGCGAGCCGACCGCGAGATTGTCGCGCACCGACAGGCGCGCGAACACCGAATGCTCCTGCGGCACGTAGCCGATGCCGGCGCGCACGCGCTCCTGGGTCGCGCGGCGGCTGATGTCGCGTCCGTCGAACGCGACCTCGCCCTTCCATGCCGGCAGCTCGCCGACGATGGTCTTCATCAGCGTGGTCTTGCCGGCGCCGTTGCGGCCGAGCACGGCGACGCCGCCGCGCCAGGGAATGCCGAGGGTGACGTCGAACAGGACCTGGCTGCGGCCATAGCCCGCGTCGAGATGCTTGATGTCCAAAAATTCAGGCACGGCGCAGATAGATCTCCTGAACGGATTTGTTGGCCTGGATCTCGGACACGGTGCCCGATGCCAGCACCTTGCCCTGGTCGAGCACGGTGAGACGGTCACAGATGTCGCGGATGAAATCGAGGTCGTGCTCGACGATGACGAGCGAGCAATGCTGCTTGATCGGCTGAAGCAGTTCACCGGTGACGCGGCGCTCCTCCAGGCTCATGCCGCCGGTCGGCTCGTCCAGCAGCAGCAGCTTCGGCTTGCCCGCGAGCGCCATCGCGATCTCCAGCCATTGCTGCTGGCCGTGCGACAGTGCGGCCGCCGCGTCGAAGGCACGATCGGCGAGGCGGAACTGCGTCAGCATGGTCATGACCTGGTCGTGCAGCGCGCCCCGCGTGCGCGAGAATACGAGATCGAACAGCGAGGATTGCGCCTGCAGCGCGAGCAGGATGTTGTCGTAGAGCGTCAGCGTCGGAAGCACGCTGGTGATCTGGAATTTCAGGCTCATGCCGGCCCGGGCCCGTTCGGTCGGCGTGAACGCGGTGATGTCGGTGTTGATGAAGCTCACTTTGCCTTGGGTCGGCACCTCGGCCCCCGCAATGCACTTCATCAGCGTGCTCTTGCCGGACCCGTTCGGTCCGATCAGGCCGTGAAACTCGTTCTCGCCGACGGTGAGCGCGGCGCCGTCGAGCGCGGTGAGCTTGCCAAAGATCTTCCTGATGCCGGCGGCTTCAAGGAGCGGCATTGCGCTTCTCCTTGTCGGTCTCCTTCTCGGTCCCCTTGGGCCTGGCACCAAAGCTGCCGACACGTTCGCGCTCGCCGAGCACAAAACTGATCAGGCCGAGCGGCCGGAACAGGATCACGAGCAGCAGCAGCAGACCGAGGATGATCGGCCAGATGTCGCGGTAGTTGTCGGAGAGCCAGAAGCTGACGCCCTCGACGATCACCGTGCCGATGACGGCGCCGATCAACGTGCCGGAACCGCCGAACAGCACATAGAGCACCACCTGCGTCGAGACCACGACGCCGACCATGTTGGGCCAGACGAAACCCTCGTGGAAGGCATAAAGGCTGCCGGCAAGGCCTGCGATGGCGCCGCCGATCGCGAAGATGATCGCCTTGAGATGCTGCGCCTTGTAGCCGAAGAAGGCGATGCGCTGCTCGTTCTCGCGCAGGCCTGCGAGCGCCAGCCCGAATTGCGAGCGCACCAGGAAGCGGCAGAGCAGGTAGACGACGACGAGGATGCCGAGCACGAGATAGTAGAAAGCCGGGCCTTCAGTAAACTCGTAGCCGCCGAGCGACATCGGCGCGATCGAGGGGATGCCGTTCTGGCCGCCGAGATAGTACCAGCCGCGCGCGAGGCGATCGGCGGCGTAGGAGCCGGTCAGCGTGCCCAGCGACACGAAGATCACGCTGGAGGGATGCCGTCCGAGCAGCAGGAAGCCGCC
Protein-coding regions in this window:
- a CDS encoding shikimate kinase — protein: MPDAALPIQAAPEADILSALGTRSIVLVGMMGVGKSTIGRRMAARLKLPFVDADTEIEIAHAGMTIPEIFERHGEPYFRDGEARVIARLLDGEPIVLATGGGAFMREETRNRIAAKAVSIWLKADPDVIMRRVRRRADRPLLQTADPEGTVTRLLTEREPIYGRADLTIASRDVPHDKIVEECIETLRAHLRGEQAAQSPADVASAVR
- a CDS encoding acetyl-CoA carboxylase carboxyltransferase subunit alpha: MRSYLDFEKPVAELDSKVDELRTLAASGTDISEEIGKIEDKAAQALADLYLNLTPWQKTLVARHPQRPHFNDFIKGLITEFTPLAGDRKFGEDEALVAGFGRFRGEAICVMGQEKGDSTESRIRHNFGMARPEGYRKCVRLMEMAERFGLPVLSLADSAGAYPGIGAEERGQAEAIARSTDACMALTVPNVAIITGEGMSGGAIAITTANKVLMLEHAIYSVISPEAASSILWRDGSKAQEAANNMKITAQDMLRFGVIDSILKEPVGGAHRDPAAMIATTGDAIAKAFDELRGLDGDAIRRQRRQKFLDIGRKLG
- a CDS encoding branched-chain amino acid ABC transporter ATP-binding protein yields the protein MPEFLDIKHLDAGYGRSQVLFDVTLGIPWRGGVAVLGRNGAGKTTLMKTIVGELPAWKGEVAFDGRDISRRATQERVRAGIGYVPQEHSVFARLSVRDNLAVGSLASKKADAVDHVLTIFPKLGQRLDQPAGTLSGGERKMLAIGRAMLGDPKLLLLDEPTEGVWIGVIEEITERLIELAKSIAVIIVEQHLDLALRVADYAYVLDRGRVALQGQANDVRGNPELMRYLAP
- a CDS encoding ABC transporter ATP-binding protein yields the protein MPLLEAAGIRKIFGKLTALDGAALTVGENEFHGLIGPNGSGKSTLMKCIAGAEVPTQGKVSFINTDITAFTPTERARAGMSLKFQITSVLPTLTLYDNILLALQAQSSLFDLVFSRTRGALHDQVMTMLTQFRLADRAFDAAAALSHGQQQWLEIAMALAGKPKLLLLDEPTGGMSLEERRVTGELLQPIKQHCSLVIVEHDLDFIRDICDRLTVLDQGKVLASGTVSEIQANKSVQEIYLRRA
- a CDS encoding L,D-transpeptidase family protein produces the protein MISRSLARALLASVALLTASVLLTGCDTDQVSLATNAKANQPVPPKLLAAMVEKNMDLQSPILVRLFKQEAELEVWKQARNGQFALLKTYPICRWSGDLGPKVREGDRQAPEGFYSINPGQMNPQSAYYLSFNTGYPNAFDKALGRTGSQLMVHGDCSSRGCYAMTDEQIAEIYSLGRESFFGGQKAFQLQAYPFKMTPVNMAKHRNNPNMPFWKMIKEGYDHFEVTRQEPKVDFCEKKYVFDAAKTPDAKRDPVFDASAKCPAYVIPEEIASAVRDKDARDQAEYNKLVAKGTPMARMNTGIDGGMNKIFASKIPEGSTGLSENAEGSTLEMLAMAKAPGTIPGHVNPPKPNLDAVATAPANQEPVVAVSAPAATTRVAAAAPASEKSSGGFFSNLGRKMGLGTADTTATTPPPQATASVAPVAAPATPPTATSRLKAAVTRFVPGRDTTKDAPKPAVAAAKPAEPVKPDTRLAATRPALKPSVSDGASEATQIMGAAPVVSSNSFDSRFGAVK
- a CDS encoding branched-chain amino acid ABC transporter permease, whose protein sequence is MPKSMSVVREAIAGDEADDAMAERVAAGQAKEQVKAGRKVLPIVEGVVLVAALLAPLVLQDYLTVFATRVIILALFALSFDLVWGYAGIMSFGQALFFGSAGYGVALLARDLDITNIFLVLPAGTLIGLTFALLLGGFLLLGRHPSSVIFVSLGTLTGSYAADRLARGWYYLGGQNGIPSIAPMSLGGYEFTEGPAFYYLVLGILVVVYLLCRFLVRSQFGLALAGLRENEQRIAFFGYKAQHLKAIIFAIGGAIAGLAGSLYAFHEGFVWPNMVGVVVSTQVVLYVLFGGSGTLIGAVIGTVIVEGVSFWLSDNYRDIWPIILGLLLLLVILFRPLGLISFVLGERERVGSFGARPKGTEKETDKEKRNAAP
- the xerD gene encoding site-specific tyrosine recombinase XerD; its protein translation is MRVQPSDSKLTGLFLDMLAAEQGAGPNTLDAYRRDLTDFSEFLGRVGHSFADAETQILRDYLADLDSRGFKSTSVARRLSAMRHLYRFLLNERIRTEDPAAILSGPKRGRGLPKVLSIADVDRMLRRAKELSEAEDASPSKRLRALRLYCLLEVLYATGLRVSELVALPRSAAKRDARMIVVRGKGNKERLVPLNEASRQAMADYLAATEAAKADKKNSVAASKWLFPSFGESGHLTRQHFARDLKELAVASGLQARLVSPHVLRHAFASHLLHNGADLRIVQTLLGHTDISTTQIYTHVVEERLKSLVRDLHPLAEK